In Salvelinus fontinalis isolate EN_2023a chromosome 8, ASM2944872v1, whole genome shotgun sequence, the genomic stretch ATGGGACAGACTAGACTGGAGGGTGAGTACGACTAAAAATAGTTTCATCAGGATTTTCCCATGCAGGACACTAAAAAATGTGTACAGGTTTTAGGTCAGGATTGTGCGAGCCAGTTTAGCAACCTGTGAGAATTTGATAGTAAAATAATTCCTGCTGTTTCTGCCTGTCTTCTAGATGTATCAAAACTCCAGCATGACGACTCAGGAAGAGATCGGAAGTCCTATCTGAACTGCCGAGTGCCTACACCACTTCTTCTGGCAAATGGCCTTGCCAGTATCCAGCTCAAAGTCACAGGGGCAACCACCCATCCCAGTGTCCCAACTGCAGCAATTGAGCCCAAAGCCCCATTAGTAGCAACCCAGCCGAGAACCCCAGGGGCAGTCACTGATCTGAAACCCCAAAAGGTAATCACTGAACCCACAGTCCCAGAAGTAGTCACAGACCCTAAAGCTCCAAAGATAGCAACTGTGCCCAAGACCTCAGAGTTGTCTTCTGACATCAAAGCTCCTGGGTTGGCCACTATCACAAAGGTTCTGGTGGTGTCCACTGAATCTAAAACCTCCAAAACAACCCCTTCATTAGCCACGTCAGATTTACCCACAGATGATTCTGTGGACAACATGCCTAAAGGAGTCTCTGTAGACAGCAAGCCTGCGAAGTGCAACACTAAGGTTCCGTCTGAGCTGGATCTGAAGCTGATTCCCCCTCCCTCAGACTTCAGGGATGATGAGCTAGAGGAAGAGAGTGATCCTCCAGTGCCTGCAGAACTCAGAGGTCCTCTGACCTACAGTGAGCTGGAGCAACTACGCAGGCAGGTCTCCATGAAGAGAGCTGCACCAGCCTCCCCTGGAGCCCAAGATGCACCACCTTCTAAACCCTGTGTTGATCTGCCTGTCAGTACCCAAGCACTACCCTCCCCCTCAGATGTCCTACCCACCCCCATTCCTGATGCCCTGGAACCAAAGAGCCGGCCTGCTGTGGCCCCTAAGCCCAAGAGGCTTCCCTCCAACATCATCCTGAAGTCTCACAAGTTAGACAGTCACCCAGGCCCCTCGCCCATTGGCAGGTCAATGATTGACCCCCAGAAGGTGCGCAGGGAGGCCCTACGGAAGCTTGGGCTCCTGAAGACTGAGGATGGAGACTCAGGCCCTGTTGTTTCATCCAAATCCAGGAAGTCATGGGCACCCCCTCCTTCTCACAGCCTGGTTACCACCCAGACCAAAGCCCCAGCCCAAATCcctaccccagctccagtcccagcCATCACCCTTACCCCAGTTCCTGCCCCAGCACTAGTCCCAGCCCCAGTTTCAGCGACTACCCCAGCCCCTCCCACTACCTCAGCCCCAGTCCCCatcccagccccagtcccagcccaaTTCAGTGACAATGCCAAAGCTCTGCCCTCACCTGCTACACTTCCTTCACCACCCAAGCATATTCCCCCTCACATAGGGGTCAAATCAGCGACTCTGGAGCGCTCCGGCAAGGGCCTGAGCAGCTACATGGCCAGTAATGCCTCCCTCAGGGCCAACCAAGGTCCCAAAGTTGCACTGTCCCCTGGCAACCTGCGCAACTCTAGACCCCGCCCCGCCTCCCTAGGAACTGGGAAAGACTTTGTGAATGTTCAGGGTGAGGCCTCCCACCCCCAGCCAGGTCATGGGGAGTCCCAGAACAAGCTGCCCCGCTCCCATGGCATCAGTGTGCTCATCTGCCCCAACAGCAAGAGTGGAGAGGACCGACGGGAGGCCCTGAAGAAGCTAGGACTGATGGGGGACTGAGGGCATGAAGAGGGACAATGGAACTGCACCATTACAGAATCCATATGAGGGGTGAGGTCTGAGGAGGATGTTCTTAATATGGATTCCGTACGACTAAGCCATCCTCTAGTCTTTGGTCACTGGGACACTTACATTTATGGGAAGATTATTCTCCCCATAAAAATGCCTTCTTTAAAGCAATATGCAAGGAGCACTATTTGATTGATGGAGAATTACTTGGCTCTACAGACAGCTACAGTATATATTCATAGAGGGCAGTGTCTTTTTGCCTTACTGCACAGAAATGCTGTATGTACCCGAAGACTGCCTTTTAATGAATATCATGATTACAATATACTACTATGAGATACTACACTAACTACAGTATGCAGTACAGTAGGTAAATGAAAGGCTGTTTGTAAACCTCATTTGACATATTCAGTAATTTTCTAAATAAAATATAATAAACTCCATGAGGGATGTTGTGTTATGAAATTGTATGGCATCCTCTTATGAAGACCAATACACAATCTGTTTTCTAAAATGGGGAATACACATGATGTTATTGTTACAGTTAAGGATGTGCCTTTATAAGTTCTCATTCCACGTAACCTTTGACAAGAATACTATTGTTTTAACTTCCTCTAACCTCCCCTCAAAGTTATTGTTTTTTTGGGGGACCATGGCAACCAGTAAAAATGTTTTTGCTGATTTGCAATTTGACTCTGACTCAATTCAATGTGTCAAAAGACTTTGTTTGATGTAGTGATTGTCAGTTGTCAAGGAACCAAATTAAAAGGTAGAAAAATTCACTACTACATAGCGTACAGGACGTAGATAGAagcttcagtcagtcagtggccAGTCAGTGATAGGAATCTGAAACATGGTTTTAGGTGTGACGCACATCACAACCCATACTAACTGGTTGCTGAGCAGCAGCCACAATGTCCAATATAGGTCTGTCAGTGGTGAGATTAGTGAAATACTGATTTTATAGTTGAGAGAGCGACTTCCTGATGGTTCCTAAAATTGTATCACCTCTTAAGATTCTACCAGTTTGGGTTTATGTAGTTACTATTCATTGTCTGTCAAAATTCATCACTCTCAAACTGTTAGCGTAGCATTTAGAATTGAAAGAGAAGGGAAAGGGGATGCCTAGTCAGTTGcataactgaatgcattcaac encodes the following:
- the LOC129860841 gene encoding specifically androgen-regulated gene protein-like isoform X1, yielding MAKSDTWPGGVAMESLINMDSAGSYDSVVSMNSGFSDDSLEYLSVEERACLMFLESTIESLEMEEDSGLSNDEPDPSSLVAKHDHLSMGQTRLEDVSKLQHDDSGRDRKSYLNCRVPTPLLLANGLASIQLKVTGATTHPSVPTAAIEPKAPLVATQPRTPGAVTDLKPQKVITEPTVPEVVTDPKAPKIATVPKTSELSSDIKAPGLATITKVLVVSTESKTSKTTPSLATSDLPTDDSVDNMPKGVSVDSKPAKCNTKVPSELDLKLIPPPSDFRDDELEEESDPPVPAELRGPLTYSELEQLRRQVSMKRAAPASPGAQDAPPSKPCVDLPVSTQALPSPSDVLPTPIPDALEPKSRPAVAPKPKRLPSNIILKSHKLDSHPGPSPIGRSMIDPQKVRREALRKLGLLKTEDGDSGPVVSSKSRKSWAPPPSHSLVTTQTKAPAQIPTPAPVPAITLTPVPAPALVPAPVSATTPAPPTTSAPVPIPAPVPAQFSDNAKALPSPATLPSPPKHIPPHIGVKSATLERSGKGLSSYMASNASLRANQGPKVALSPGNLRNSRPRPASLGTGKDFVNVQGEASHPQPGHGESQNKLPRSHGISVLICPNSKSGEDRREALKKLGLMGD
- the LOC129860841 gene encoding specifically androgen-regulated gene protein-like isoform X2; the protein is MAKSDTWPGGVAMESLINMDSAGSYDSVSDDSLEYLSVEERACLMFLESTIESLEMEEDSGLSNDEPDPSSLVAKHDHLSMGQTRLEDVSKLQHDDSGRDRKSYLNCRVPTPLLLANGLASIQLKVTGATTHPSVPTAAIEPKAPLVATQPRTPGAVTDLKPQKVITEPTVPEVVTDPKAPKIATVPKTSELSSDIKAPGLATITKVLVVSTESKTSKTTPSLATSDLPTDDSVDNMPKGVSVDSKPAKCNTKVPSELDLKLIPPPSDFRDDELEEESDPPVPAELRGPLTYSELEQLRRQVSMKRAAPASPGAQDAPPSKPCVDLPVSTQALPSPSDVLPTPIPDALEPKSRPAVAPKPKRLPSNIILKSHKLDSHPGPSPIGRSMIDPQKVRREALRKLGLLKTEDGDSGPVVSSKSRKSWAPPPSHSLVTTQTKAPAQIPTPAPVPAITLTPVPAPALVPAPVSATTPAPPTTSAPVPIPAPVPAQFSDNAKALPSPATLPSPPKHIPPHIGVKSATLERSGKGLSSYMASNASLRANQGPKVALSPGNLRNSRPRPASLGTGKDFVNVQGEASHPQPGHGESQNKLPRSHGISVLICPNSKSGEDRREALKKLGLMGD